In Maylandia zebra isolate NMK-2024a linkage group LG12, Mzebra_GT3a, whole genome shotgun sequence, a single genomic region encodes these proteins:
- the ntng2a gene encoding netrin-G2 isoform X5, with product MFDRPFNQLIKNQLEDRQENPYLCSDECDASSPDLSHPPQLMGDRERGGLITYWQTITWSRFPEPLLANITLTWNKSLEVVDDIVVTFEYGRPTSMVLEKSIDKGVTWQPYQYYADDCLEAFGMSPKRVSDLAPSNITRVICTEQYSRWVGAKEEKSVVFEVRARFGVFAGPKLINMDALYTRMETTKGLRDFFTFTNLRLRLLRPALGGTYVQRDNLLKYFYAISNIDVFARCKCNLHASQCALRDATLQCECDHNTAGQDCQSCSREFTSRTWRPGSYLPLPKGTANACEATEPAATGGDSNSEASDRPATSDGVTDSTTTATITTVPESRTPTDTNTAVGITTATTDRTTTATVPTKTDFGTPADSTTTTTTSDSTTATYTVTDSTTKTDTNTALSTTNRMTDKTLNDPTSPKDIPLTTFMYTLMSDNSTEGPLMVSADISTNTGGNSSTSTYMTDSSTVTYFTSSNDSADLPLTAIDSTSTLTTGTVVLTAVRGTISTTGSVAFTDSFSTAGPTTDTAPPNNPRLKTGEKPPPRVLDSTTSRPTSTTPTVQGSSTDTGGSISDPLGPPYNSTSDVGVLGTDISKVVTSAVSPTVPTPSAGILPLTTIPETFSPGDGSQSENFLPTGSVRISQAGDTLFTTKRDGISLRPDIPPLAVPPPDLPLEAPSVDIPSALNEALPDVISPDVLLDILSPDTLSPDASSPVTLTNNVQLPEMPPLDLSSPDTLTPDEIVPFVPTPNVLFPGAPSPPALSSLNVPAPDGAPTDISFLEVPTQELPRPDLPLEGPPPDKPAPDVPLPDPPSRNVFPPDTPPPDRPFPDPPSPDVLPDGPSIKTPDTSVDFPPPDVPSPDGASPEIRPPDATPPAPDIPVDSVLPPYGGGPVSDTKSATIDQSDPAGDLAPVDFTFPVPENPKSVGPGQDSGSDSQPMPVVEPGNVSSDNIETPGSNSINAGQESFPVKQGRGETGNEKSESSGPDSSVPYRNIPNVDPGVDPGSENPAVDSTANKKERTSSGEESVEPSGGLKFEEKKDSKQEMTREATKEKAVPEAKEETKEKSKAEGEKEKEDKGYEKKATQKILIPGGPKFSQLSKIAYVSFQDCECNGHSNRCSYIDFINVVTCVSCKHNTRGQNCQYCRLGYYRNASLPLTDENVCVECECHADGSVSPRCLDSGLCQCKDGATGRRCDSCLPGYTWRGGGAGCTANVCDSERLVCRNGGTCVDFLRCICPENFTGLFCEQRVCLKKNGCLENAEDSASSLASHLYLLTFGLITATFC from the exons gagaacccGTACCTGTGCAGCGATGAGTGCGACGCCTCTAGCCCAGACCTGTCTCACCCTCCTCAGCTCATGGGAGACAGGGAGAGGGGTGGGCTCATCACTTACTGGCAGACAATCACATGGTCCAGGTTTCCTGAGCCCCTATTGGCCAACATCACCCTTACCTGGAACAAGAGTCTGGAGGTGGTCGATGACATTGTTGTTACCTTCGAATACGGCCGTCCAACCAGCATGGTGCTGGAGAAATCCATCGACAAAG GTGTCACTTGGCAGCCGTATCAGTATTATGCCGACGACTGTCTCGAGGCGTTCGGCATGTCGCCCAAACGAGTCTCTGATTTAGCACCAAGTAACATTACCCGGGTCATCTGCACCGAGCAGTACTCCCGCTGGGTCGGCGCTAAG GAAGAGAAATCTGTGGTGTTTGAGGTGAGAGCTCGGTTCGGGGTGTTTGCTGGTCCAAAGCTGATCAACATGGACGCTCTGTACACTCGGATGGAGACCACAAAGGGACTCAGAGATTTCTTCACTTTCACCAACCTCCGACTGAGGCTCCTCCGCCCGGCACTGGGAGGAACCTACGTCCAGAGAGACAACCTGCTGAAATACTTCTATGCTATTTCCAACATTGATGTTTTTGCCAG gTGTAAGTGCAACCTACATGCATCTCAGTGTGCGCTGCGCGATGCGacactgcagtgtgaatgcgaCCACAATACGGCTGGACAGGACTGTCAGAGCTGCAGCCGAGAGTTCACATCTCGCACCTGGAGACCAGGATCATACCTGCCCCTGCCCAAAGGCACTGCCAATGCCT GTGAAGCAACAGAACCTGCAGCCA caggtGGTGACTCTAACTCTGAAGCATCTGATAGACCTGCCACATCAGATGGAGTGACTGACAGTACTACTACTGCTACTATTACTACTGTACCTGAGAGCAGGACGCCAACCGACACAAATACTGCTGTTGGCATTACTACAGCCACAACTGACAGAACTACTACAGCTACTGTTCCTACTAAAACTGACTTTGGTACCCCAGCTGACAGTACTACTACTACAACTACCAGTGACAGTACTACAGCCACTTATACTGTAACTGACAGTACTACTAAAACTGATACTAATACAGCTTTGAGTACTACTAACCGCATGACTGATAAGACTTTGAATGACCCAACTTCTCCTAAAGACATTCCTTTGACTACATTCATGTACACATTAATGTCTGATAACAGCACAGAGGGTCCTCTTATGGTTTCAGCTGATATTTCTACTAATACTGGAGGCAATTCAAGTACCAGTACATACATGACTGACTCTAGTACTGTGACTTACTTTACTAGTAGTAATGATTCAGCTGACCTTCCTTTAACTGCTATTGACTCTACCTCAACACTCACAACTGGTACAGTAGTTCTTACTGCTGTCCGTGGTACTATTAGTACTACAGGTTCTGTTGCCTTTACAGACTCATTCAGTACAGCTGGACCTACCACAGACACAGCTCCACCCAACAATCCACGTCTGAAGACTGGAGAAAAACCACCTCCCAGAGTACTAGACAGTACCACCAGCCGTCCTACCAGTACCACCCCCACTGTCCAAGGCAGCAGTACTGACACTGGAGGGTCTATCTCTGACCCACTGGGTCCACCCTATAACTCCACTTCAGACGTTGGTGTGCTTGGGACTGATATATCGAAGGTGGTGACCAGTGCTGTGTCACCTACTGTCCCAACACCATCAGCTGGAATTCTGCCTCTAACAACCATCCCAGAAACGTTTTCCCCAGGTGACGGGTCTCAATCTGAAAACTTTCTCCCCACTGGATCTGTCCGTATCAGTCAGGCTGGAGATACTCTCTTTACAACAAAACGTGATGGAATTTCTCTTCGTCCTGATATACCTCCTCTGGCTGTACCTCCTCCAGATCTACCACTGGAAGCTCCCTCTGTGGATATACCTTCTGCTCTTAATGAAGCCCTTCCTGATGTAATTTCTCCTGATGTTTTACTGGATATACTATCTCCGGATACACTTTCTCCTGATGCATCATCTCCAGTTACACTTACTAATAATGTACAGCTACCAGAAATGCCCCCTCTTGATCTATCATCTCCAGATACACTCACTCCTGATGAAATAGTTCCTTTTGTTCCAACCCCCAATGTACTGTTTCCAGGTGCACCATCTCCTCCTGCTTTATCTTCCCTCAATGTTCCAGCTCCTGATGGAGCTCCTACTGATATATCTTTCCTTGAGGTACCTACTCAAGAACTTCCTCGTCCTGATCTCCCTCTGGAAGGACCACCTCCTGACAAACCTGCTCCTGATGTACCTCTTCCCGACCCGCCTTCTCGTAATGTATTTCCTCCCGATACACCTCCTCCTGACCGACCTTTTCCTGATCCGCCTTCTCCAGATGTACTTCCAGATGGGCCATCCATTAAGACTCCAGATACTTCAGTAGATTTTCCTCCTCCTGATGTACCTTCTCCTGATGGGGCATCTCCAGAAATACGTCCTCCTGATGCTACCCCTCCAGCTCCAGATATTCCTGTGGACTCCGTGTTGCCTCCCTATGGAGGTGGTCCTGTATCAGACACAAAGTCCGCTACTATAGATCAGTCTGACCCTGCTGGTGATTTAGCACCTGTTGACTTTACCTTCCCAGTTCCAGAAAACCCAAAGTCAGTTGGCCCTGGACAAGATTCAGGATCTGATTCTCAGCCCATGCCTGTGGTTGAACCTGGCAATGTTTCAAGTGACAATATTGAAACGCCTGGATCTAATTCTATCAATGCTGGACAGGAATCTTTTCCAGTAAAGCAAGGCAGAGGAGAGACAGGAAATGAAAAATCTGAATCAAGTGGTCCAGATTCTTCTGTGCCATACAGAAACATTCCTAATGTGGATCCAGGAGTGGATCCAGGCAGTGAGAATCCTGCAGTAGATTCTACAgcaaacaaaaaggaaagaacgTCTTCTGGAGAGGAATCTGTTGAACCATCAGGAGGGTTGAAGtttgaggaaaagaaagactCGAAACAAGAAATGACAAGAGAGGCAACAAAGGAAAAAG CAGTGCCTGAAGCCAAAGAGGAAACTAAAGAAAAATCTAAAGCCGAaggagagaaggagaaagaggacAAAGGCTATGAGAAGAAAG CAACCCAGAAGATCCTGATTCCAGGAGGACCAAAGTTCAGTCAGCTGTCCAAAATTGCCTATGTGAGCTTCCAGG ACTGTGAGTGTAATGGTCACTCCAACCGCTGCAGCTACATCGACTTCATCAACGTGGTCACATGTGTGAGCTGTAAACACAACACGCGGGGGCAGAATTGTCAGTACTGTCGCCTTGGATACTACCGAAATGCCTCGCTGCCGCTGACTGACGAGAACGTCTGTGTTG AGTGCGAGTGCCACGCAGACGGCAGCGTGTCTCCTAGATGCTTGGACTCGGGTCTTTGTCAGTGTAAAGATGGAGCCACGGGGAGGCGCTGTGACTCCTGTTTACCTGGATACACCTGGAGAGGAGGCGGGGCCGGCTGCACAG CAAACGTGTGCGACAGTGAGCGTTTGGTCTGTCGGAATGGAGGAACCTGCGTCGACTTCCTGCGCTGCATCTGTCCTGAAAACTTCACAG GTTTATTCTGCGAGCAGAGGGTGTGTCTGAAGAAGAACGGCTGCCTGGAGAACGCTGAGGACTCCGCCTCCTCTCTGGCATCACACCTTTACCTGCTGACCTTCGGTCTGATCACCGCCACTTTCTGCTGA
- the ntng2a gene encoding netrin-G2 isoform X1 yields MSLSHALALLALLLPRGRCQFDVCRSLRGSKAGPEFYACQPPPTNMKEVMQIRVDPPGITCGNPPERFCTLENPYLCSDECDASSPDLSHPPQLMGDRERGGLITYWQTITWSRFPEPLLANITLTWNKSLEVVDDIVVTFEYGRPTSMVLEKSIDKGVTWQPYQYYADDCLEAFGMSPKRVSDLAPSNITRVICTEQYSRWVGAKEEKSVVFEVRARFGVFAGPKLINMDALYTRMETTKGLRDFFTFTNLRLRLLRPALGGTYVQRDNLLKYFYAISNIDVFARCKCNLHASQCALRDATLQCECDHNTAGQDCQSCSREFTSRTWRPGSYLPLPKGTANACEATEPAATGGDSNSEASDRPATSDGVTDSTTTATITTVPESRTPTDTNTAVGITTATTDRTTTATVPTKTDFGTPADSTTTTTTSDSTTATYTVTDSTTKTDTNTALSTTNRMTDKTLNDPTSPKDIPLTTFMYTLMSDNSTEGPLMVSADISTNTGGNSSTSTYMTDSSTVTYFTSSNDSADLPLTAIDSTSTLTTGTVVLTAVRGTISTTGSVAFTDSFSTAGPTTDTAPPNNPRLKTGEKPPPRVLDSTTSRPTSTTPTVQGSSTDTGGSISDPLGPPYNSTSDVGVLGTDISKVVTSAVSPTVPTPSAGILPLTTIPETFSPGDGSQSENFLPTGSVRISQAGDTLFTTKRDGISLRPDIPPLAVPPPDLPLEAPSVDIPSALNEALPDVISPDVLLDILSPDTLSPDASSPVTLTNNVQLPEMPPLDLSSPDTLTPDEIVPFVPTPNVLFPGAPSPPALSSLNVPAPDGAPTDISFLEVPTQELPRPDLPLEGPPPDKPAPDVPLPDPPSRNVFPPDTPPPDRPFPDPPSPDVLPDGPSIKTPDTSVDFPPPDVPSPDGASPEIRPPDATPPAPDIPVDSVLPPYGGGPVSDTKSATIDQSDPAGDLAPVDFTFPVPENPKSVGPGQDSGSDSQPMPVVEPGNVSSDNIETPGSNSINAGQESFPVKQGRGETGNEKSESSGPDSSVPYRNIPNVDPGVDPGSENPAVDSTANKKERTSSGEESVEPSGGLKFEEKKDSKQEMTREATKEKAVPEAKEETKEKSKAEGEKEKEDKGYEKKATQKILIPGGPKFSQLSKIAYVSFQDCECNGHSNRCSYIDFINVVTCVSCKHNTRGQNCQYCRLGYYRNASLPLTDENVCVECECHADGSVSPRCLDSGLCQCKDGATGRRCDSCLPGYTWRGGGAGCTANVCDSERLVCRNGGTCVDFLRCICPENFTGLFCEQRVCLKKNGCLENAEDSASSLASHLYLLTFGLITATFC; encoded by the exons gagaacccGTACCTGTGCAGCGATGAGTGCGACGCCTCTAGCCCAGACCTGTCTCACCCTCCTCAGCTCATGGGAGACAGGGAGAGGGGTGGGCTCATCACTTACTGGCAGACAATCACATGGTCCAGGTTTCCTGAGCCCCTATTGGCCAACATCACCCTTACCTGGAACAAGAGTCTGGAGGTGGTCGATGACATTGTTGTTACCTTCGAATACGGCCGTCCAACCAGCATGGTGCTGGAGAAATCCATCGACAAAG GTGTCACTTGGCAGCCGTATCAGTATTATGCCGACGACTGTCTCGAGGCGTTCGGCATGTCGCCCAAACGAGTCTCTGATTTAGCACCAAGTAACATTACCCGGGTCATCTGCACCGAGCAGTACTCCCGCTGGGTCGGCGCTAAG GAAGAGAAATCTGTGGTGTTTGAGGTGAGAGCTCGGTTCGGGGTGTTTGCTGGTCCAAAGCTGATCAACATGGACGCTCTGTACACTCGGATGGAGACCACAAAGGGACTCAGAGATTTCTTCACTTTCACCAACCTCCGACTGAGGCTCCTCCGCCCGGCACTGGGAGGAACCTACGTCCAGAGAGACAACCTGCTGAAATACTTCTATGCTATTTCCAACATTGATGTTTTTGCCAG gTGTAAGTGCAACCTACATGCATCTCAGTGTGCGCTGCGCGATGCGacactgcagtgtgaatgcgaCCACAATACGGCTGGACAGGACTGTCAGAGCTGCAGCCGAGAGTTCACATCTCGCACCTGGAGACCAGGATCATACCTGCCCCTGCCCAAAGGCACTGCCAATGCCT GTGAAGCAACAGAACCTGCAGCCA caggtGGTGACTCTAACTCTGAAGCATCTGATAGACCTGCCACATCAGATGGAGTGACTGACAGTACTACTACTGCTACTATTACTACTGTACCTGAGAGCAGGACGCCAACCGACACAAATACTGCTGTTGGCATTACTACAGCCACAACTGACAGAACTACTACAGCTACTGTTCCTACTAAAACTGACTTTGGTACCCCAGCTGACAGTACTACTACTACAACTACCAGTGACAGTACTACAGCCACTTATACTGTAACTGACAGTACTACTAAAACTGATACTAATACAGCTTTGAGTACTACTAACCGCATGACTGATAAGACTTTGAATGACCCAACTTCTCCTAAAGACATTCCTTTGACTACATTCATGTACACATTAATGTCTGATAACAGCACAGAGGGTCCTCTTATGGTTTCAGCTGATATTTCTACTAATACTGGAGGCAATTCAAGTACCAGTACATACATGACTGACTCTAGTACTGTGACTTACTTTACTAGTAGTAATGATTCAGCTGACCTTCCTTTAACTGCTATTGACTCTACCTCAACACTCACAACTGGTACAGTAGTTCTTACTGCTGTCCGTGGTACTATTAGTACTACAGGTTCTGTTGCCTTTACAGACTCATTCAGTACAGCTGGACCTACCACAGACACAGCTCCACCCAACAATCCACGTCTGAAGACTGGAGAAAAACCACCTCCCAGAGTACTAGACAGTACCACCAGCCGTCCTACCAGTACCACCCCCACTGTCCAAGGCAGCAGTACTGACACTGGAGGGTCTATCTCTGACCCACTGGGTCCACCCTATAACTCCACTTCAGACGTTGGTGTGCTTGGGACTGATATATCGAAGGTGGTGACCAGTGCTGTGTCACCTACTGTCCCAACACCATCAGCTGGAATTCTGCCTCTAACAACCATCCCAGAAACGTTTTCCCCAGGTGACGGGTCTCAATCTGAAAACTTTCTCCCCACTGGATCTGTCCGTATCAGTCAGGCTGGAGATACTCTCTTTACAACAAAACGTGATGGAATTTCTCTTCGTCCTGATATACCTCCTCTGGCTGTACCTCCTCCAGATCTACCACTGGAAGCTCCCTCTGTGGATATACCTTCTGCTCTTAATGAAGCCCTTCCTGATGTAATTTCTCCTGATGTTTTACTGGATATACTATCTCCGGATACACTTTCTCCTGATGCATCATCTCCAGTTACACTTACTAATAATGTACAGCTACCAGAAATGCCCCCTCTTGATCTATCATCTCCAGATACACTCACTCCTGATGAAATAGTTCCTTTTGTTCCAACCCCCAATGTACTGTTTCCAGGTGCACCATCTCCTCCTGCTTTATCTTCCCTCAATGTTCCAGCTCCTGATGGAGCTCCTACTGATATATCTTTCCTTGAGGTACCTACTCAAGAACTTCCTCGTCCTGATCTCCCTCTGGAAGGACCACCTCCTGACAAACCTGCTCCTGATGTACCTCTTCCCGACCCGCCTTCTCGTAATGTATTTCCTCCCGATACACCTCCTCCTGACCGACCTTTTCCTGATCCGCCTTCTCCAGATGTACTTCCAGATGGGCCATCCATTAAGACTCCAGATACTTCAGTAGATTTTCCTCCTCCTGATGTACCTTCTCCTGATGGGGCATCTCCAGAAATACGTCCTCCTGATGCTACCCCTCCAGCTCCAGATATTCCTGTGGACTCCGTGTTGCCTCCCTATGGAGGTGGTCCTGTATCAGACACAAAGTCCGCTACTATAGATCAGTCTGACCCTGCTGGTGATTTAGCACCTGTTGACTTTACCTTCCCAGTTCCAGAAAACCCAAAGTCAGTTGGCCCTGGACAAGATTCAGGATCTGATTCTCAGCCCATGCCTGTGGTTGAACCTGGCAATGTTTCAAGTGACAATATTGAAACGCCTGGATCTAATTCTATCAATGCTGGACAGGAATCTTTTCCAGTAAAGCAAGGCAGAGGAGAGACAGGAAATGAAAAATCTGAATCAAGTGGTCCAGATTCTTCTGTGCCATACAGAAACATTCCTAATGTGGATCCAGGAGTGGATCCAGGCAGTGAGAATCCTGCAGTAGATTCTACAgcaaacaaaaaggaaagaacgTCTTCTGGAGAGGAATCTGTTGAACCATCAGGAGGGTTGAAGtttgaggaaaagaaagactCGAAACAAGAAATGACAAGAGAGGCAACAAAGGAAAAAG CAGTGCCTGAAGCCAAAGAGGAAACTAAAGAAAAATCTAAAGCCGAaggagagaaggagaaagaggacAAAGGCTATGAGAAGAAAG CAACCCAGAAGATCCTGATTCCAGGAGGACCAAAGTTCAGTCAGCTGTCCAAAATTGCCTATGTGAGCTTCCAGG ACTGTGAGTGTAATGGTCACTCCAACCGCTGCAGCTACATCGACTTCATCAACGTGGTCACATGTGTGAGCTGTAAACACAACACGCGGGGGCAGAATTGTCAGTACTGTCGCCTTGGATACTACCGAAATGCCTCGCTGCCGCTGACTGACGAGAACGTCTGTGTTG AGTGCGAGTGCCACGCAGACGGCAGCGTGTCTCCTAGATGCTTGGACTCGGGTCTTTGTCAGTGTAAAGATGGAGCCACGGGGAGGCGCTGTGACTCCTGTTTACCTGGATACACCTGGAGAGGAGGCGGGGCCGGCTGCACAG CAAACGTGTGCGACAGTGAGCGTTTGGTCTGTCGGAATGGAGGAACCTGCGTCGACTTCCTGCGCTGCATCTGTCCTGAAAACTTCACAG GTTTATTCTGCGAGCAGAGGGTGTGTCTGAAGAAGAACGGCTGCCTGGAGAACGCTGAGGACTCCGCCTCCTCTCTGGCATCACACCTTTACCTGCTGACCTTCGGTCTGATCACCGCCACTTTCTGCTGA
- the ntng2a gene encoding netrin-G2 isoform X9, producing the protein MSLSHALALLALLLPRGRCQFDVCRSLRGSKAGPEFYACQPPPTNMKEVMQIRVDPPGITCGNPPERFCTLENPYLCSDECDASSPDLSHPPQLMGDRERGGLITYWQTITWSRFPEPLLANITLTWNKSLEVVDDIVVTFEYGRPTSMVLEKSIDKGVTWQPYQYYADDCLEAFGMSPKRVSDLAPSNITRVICTEQYSRWVGAKEEKSVVFEVRARFGVFAGPKLINMDALYTRMETTKGLRDFFTFTNLRLRLLRPALGGTYVQRDNLLKYFYAISNIDVFARCKCNLHASQCALRDATLQCECDHNTAGQDCQSCSREFTSRTWRPGSYLPLPKGTANACEATEPAANVLPDGPSIKTPDTSVDFPPPDVPSPDGASPEIRPPDATPPAPDIPVDSVLPPYGGGPVSDTKSATIDQSDPAGDLAPVDFTFPVPENPKSVGPGQDSGSDSQPMPVVEPGNVSSDNIETPGSNSINAGQESFPVKQGRGETGNEKSESSGPDSSVPYRNIPNVDPGVDPGSENPAVDSTANKKERTSSGEESVEPSGGLKFEEKKDSKQEMTREATKEKAVPEAKEETKEKSKAEGEKEKEDKGYEKKATQKILIPGGPKFSQLSKIAYVSFQDCECNGHSNRCSYIDFINVVTCVSCKHNTRGQNCQYCRLGYYRNASLPLTDENVCVECECHADGSVSPRCLDSGLCQCKDGATGRRCDSCLPGYTWRGGGAGCTANVCDSERLVCRNGGTCVDFLRCICPENFTGLFCEQRVCLKKNGCLENAEDSASSLASHLYLLTFGLITATFC; encoded by the exons gagaacccGTACCTGTGCAGCGATGAGTGCGACGCCTCTAGCCCAGACCTGTCTCACCCTCCTCAGCTCATGGGAGACAGGGAGAGGGGTGGGCTCATCACTTACTGGCAGACAATCACATGGTCCAGGTTTCCTGAGCCCCTATTGGCCAACATCACCCTTACCTGGAACAAGAGTCTGGAGGTGGTCGATGACATTGTTGTTACCTTCGAATACGGCCGTCCAACCAGCATGGTGCTGGAGAAATCCATCGACAAAG GTGTCACTTGGCAGCCGTATCAGTATTATGCCGACGACTGTCTCGAGGCGTTCGGCATGTCGCCCAAACGAGTCTCTGATTTAGCACCAAGTAACATTACCCGGGTCATCTGCACCGAGCAGTACTCCCGCTGGGTCGGCGCTAAG GAAGAGAAATCTGTGGTGTTTGAGGTGAGAGCTCGGTTCGGGGTGTTTGCTGGTCCAAAGCTGATCAACATGGACGCTCTGTACACTCGGATGGAGACCACAAAGGGACTCAGAGATTTCTTCACTTTCACCAACCTCCGACTGAGGCTCCTCCGCCCGGCACTGGGAGGAACCTACGTCCAGAGAGACAACCTGCTGAAATACTTCTATGCTATTTCCAACATTGATGTTTTTGCCAG gTGTAAGTGCAACCTACATGCATCTCAGTGTGCGCTGCGCGATGCGacactgcagtgtgaatgcgaCCACAATACGGCTGGACAGGACTGTCAGAGCTGCAGCCGAGAGTTCACATCTCGCACCTGGAGACCAGGATCATACCTGCCCCTGCCCAAAGGCACTGCCAATGCCT GTGAAGCAACAGAACCTGCAGCCA ATGTACTTCCAGATGGGCCATCCATTAAGACTCCAGATACTTCAGTAGATTTTCCTCCTCCTGATGTACCTTCTCCTGATGGGGCATCTCCAGAAATACGTCCTCCTGATGCTACCCCTCCAGCTCCAGATATTCCTGTGGACTCCGTGTTGCCTCCCTATGGAGGTGGTCCTGTATCAGACACAAAGTCCGCTACTATAGATCAGTCTGACCCTGCTGGTGATTTAGCACCTGTTGACTTTACCTTCCCAGTTCCAGAAAACCCAAAGTCAGTTGGCCCTGGACAAGATTCAGGATCTGATTCTCAGCCCATGCCTGTGGTTGAACCTGGCAATGTTTCAAGTGACAATATTGAAACGCCTGGATCTAATTCTATCAATGCTGGACAGGAATCTTTTCCAGTAAAGCAAGGCAGAGGAGAGACAGGAAATGAAAAATCTGAATCAAGTGGTCCAGATTCTTCTGTGCCATACAGAAACATTCCTAATGTGGATCCAGGAGTGGATCCAGGCAGTGAGAATCCTGCAGTAGATTCTACAgcaaacaaaaaggaaagaacgTCTTCTGGAGAGGAATCTGTTGAACCATCAGGAGGGTTGAAGtttgaggaaaagaaagactCGAAACAAGAAATGACAAGAGAGGCAACAAAGGAAAAAG CAGTGCCTGAAGCCAAAGAGGAAACTAAAGAAAAATCTAAAGCCGAaggagagaaggagaaagaggacAAAGGCTATGAGAAGAAAG CAACCCAGAAGATCCTGATTCCAGGAGGACCAAAGTTCAGTCAGCTGTCCAAAATTGCCTATGTGAGCTTCCAGG ACTGTGAGTGTAATGGTCACTCCAACCGCTGCAGCTACATCGACTTCATCAACGTGGTCACATGTGTGAGCTGTAAACACAACACGCGGGGGCAGAATTGTCAGTACTGTCGCCTTGGATACTACCGAAATGCCTCGCTGCCGCTGACTGACGAGAACGTCTGTGTTG AGTGCGAGTGCCACGCAGACGGCAGCGTGTCTCCTAGATGCTTGGACTCGGGTCTTTGTCAGTGTAAAGATGGAGCCACGGGGAGGCGCTGTGACTCCTGTTTACCTGGATACACCTGGAGAGGAGGCGGGGCCGGCTGCACAG CAAACGTGTGCGACAGTGAGCGTTTGGTCTGTCGGAATGGAGGAACCTGCGTCGACTTCCTGCGCTGCATCTGTCCTGAAAACTTCACAG GTTTATTCTGCGAGCAGAGGGTGTGTCTGAAGAAGAACGGCTGCCTGGAGAACGCTGAGGACTCCGCCTCCTCTCTGGCATCACACCTTTACCTGCTGACCTTCGGTCTGATCACCGCCACTTTCTGCTGA